The following coding sequences are from one Ammospiza nelsoni isolate bAmmNel1 chromosome 5, bAmmNel1.pri, whole genome shotgun sequence window:
- the IL15RA gene encoding interleukin-15 receptor subunit alpha codes for MERSGLEGNLGITSFRVPPWTGTPSSIPGCSKPRPTHPWTLPGMRGGEIAQHSQRFSHLPVVIPCFFPIPVHCSPPKAVANAHIDAGNRTELNSRLRYSCKPGYKRKAGTSSLIQCVLWNGSQPRWTDPTLQCIRDPALSREAPGAASTTQRAGTTSASPNSSPSPAPSQSPVPPAPDGPSPDGSRPPEMVPTPDTSTLGEGTTPLPIPPSDYAAGWADCQGMPTSPGAWCIHKGSLTFPMELLLLSDLLFSEAPPSIHPSPTFAAQHFLFSPLFQFPSGPWPLLLDSWRRWPSELRPSAAGGGGGGEGGGGKAPGRATP; via the exons ATGGAAaggtctgggttggaagggaatttAGGGATCACCTCATTCCGTGTTCcaccatggacagggacaccttcctctatcccaggctgctccaagccccgtccaacccacccttggacacttccagggatgaggggTGGGGAAattgcccagcacagccagaggttTTCTCATCTCCCTGTTGTGATTCCATGTTTTTTTCCCATCCCAGTGCACTGCAGCCCCCCCAAGGCCGTGGCCAACGCTCACATCGACGCCGGGAACCGCACGGAGCTCAACTCCCGCCTGCGCTACTCCTGCAAGCCCGGCTACAAGCGGAAAGCTGGAACCTCCAGCCTCATCCAGTGCGTCCTCTGGAACGGCTCCCAGCCCCGCTGGACCGACCCCACCCTCCAGTGCATCC GAGATCCAGCTCTTTCCAGGGAAGCCCCCGGCGCGGCGAGCACGACCCAGAGGG CAGGAACCACCAGTGCCAGCCCAaattccagcccctctccagctcccagtcagtcacctgtgccaccagcacctgATGGGCCATCCCCAGATGGATCCAGGCCACCGGAGATGGTTCCAACACCGGACACGTCCACGCTGGGAGAGGGGACAACCCCGCTGCCCATCCCGCCCTCGGATTATGCCGCAGGTTGGGCTGATTGCCAAGGAATGCCAACCTCCCCTGGGGCCTGGTGCATCCACAAAGGCTCTCTTACTTTTCCAATGGAACTTCTCCTTCTCTCCGACCTCCTTTTTAGTGAGGCTCCTCCCAGCATCCACCCCTCTCCTACCTTTGCAGCTcaacatttccttttctctcctcttttccagTTTCCATCCGGTCCGTGGCCTCTTCTGTTG GACTCCTGGCGCCGCTGGCCATCGGAATTGCGGCcatctgctgctggaggaggaggaggaggagaaggaggaggaggaa AGGCACCAGGCAGGGCTACGCCGTGA